In Streptomyces sp. NBC_01283, the DNA window GGGATGCACCGCTGCGGTGACGTCCTCGGGCCCGGCCAAAGTGCCGCCACCGCCCCGTCGCCCCACCCGCCCGACGCCCTGCACACACCCCAGATGCCCGCTACGGAGACCCCACCATGACGAGCACCACCAACGAAGCGATCGCCACCCCCAGCCCGCACCGCCAGACCGAACCGACCCGCCCCACCTGCCTCGAAGACGTACCGGGCTGGTTCTGGCCACTCGACCAGCGTCTGTTCGCCTGGTTTCTGGGCGCGGGCGCCGCAGGCACCGAACCCGGCAATCTTCTGGAGATGGGCTGCTACCTCGGCAAGAGCACCATCGTGATGGGTGAGTTCCTGCGCCCCGGCGAGAAGATGACGGTCTGCGACCTCTTTGGGGCCAATACGGGCTACACCAAGGAGGTCACCATGGCCTTCTACCAGAAGTCATCGACCCGAGCGGCCTTCGAGGCCAACTACTCTGCCTTCCATGACGCCTTGCCCGAAGTGGTCGAGGACCGGACCGACGTCCTGCCCTCGCTGATCCGCGAGAACTCGTGCCGGTTCATCCACATCGATGCCTCAGGCGCCTATGCCGACGTGCGGGAAGACATCCTGACGGCGAAGAGGGCACTGCGCGAGGATGGCATCCTCGTCCTCGACGACTACCGCACCGAGCTCACGCCCGGCGTCTCCGCCGCGTCCTGGGAGGCGGTGTTCCGCCACGACCTGCGCCCCGTCATGCTCTCCTCGAACAAGATGTACGGCACGTGGGGTGACACCAGCCCACTCTCGGGCGCACTCCTTCAAGAGCTGTGCGCCATGCCGCGCTGCCGCCCGGAAGTCCAGCGCATCGCCGGCGTCGACGTCATTCGCGCCACGCGGGAGAAGATCCCGGCGCCTTCGCTGGTTACGTCCCGCTACACCACTCCCGCCGGCCCCCGCGCCCTCCCGGCCCCCAGGGACGAGGATCCGCAGACACCTTCGCTGGCCCGCAAGATCGCGGCCGATCTGCTGCCCCCCATGGTTACACGGGCGGTACGGCGCGCACGAGGCTGACCCCGCCGGGGTCGCGGCAGTTGGCCCACTCGTCCACAACCCGACAGCAACGCGGATCGCCTGTAGTCGGCGCCCGGCCGGCCACAGGGCGCCGCGTTGTTACGGAACGCCTGGTGGGGGCGGGGATGTGGCGGCGGATCGACCAGTTGTCTCCCCCGTTCCGGGATATCGGCTCCAGGCAGGAGCCACATGCCGATTGACGCATACATGAGATCCTAATGAAATAGGGGTGATCTGGTGACGTATACGACGTGGGAACATGTGCGTGAAAGAGAGGGATGCTTAACAGAATTCAATGCTCATGATTTCCCAGGCAAAGGCGAGGGAAATACGCCCGCGGAGTTGGAGGGCACCTCAGGACTGAGCGCCACCGACGCGGCACTGTCCGCTGGCGAGGAGCTGGCGTACGCGACCAGCGTGAATGGCGTCATGCGGTGGGTTGCGGACCAACCACCTTGATGAGCCCCAGAATTGGTCCTCACTCGAGCGCCGGAACGCTCTCCCTGACATACACCTCCCGCATCCGTGACCCTGCAATTGGCTTACTACAGCATCCCTCTACGTAGGAGCGGTGTCAGATAACCTCTTCCCAAATGTCCAAATACCTCTCACTCGCCATAAAACAGGCAGCCACCTCACAGTGCAGATACCGTGTTGGTGCTGTCTTAGTGAGGGGTGGGAGGGTACTTGGGGGCGCCTGCAACAAGTACCGAAACCACCCAATCATCGATTTTCAGAACGCGTCGTTTCATGCCGAGGAAGTGATCCTCCGCCGCACGCGCAGGCCTCAAGGCGCCGTGGTCTACGTCGCGAGAGTCGACAGCCAGGGGAGGCCTCTGCTGGCCCGCCCTTGTCCACGCTGCCAACAGGCTCTCGCAGCGTACGGAGTGGTCCGTGCCCACTACACCACCGCCACCGGGCCGGGCAGCATGCGCATCGCTCAGCCTGCGGGCCAGGGAGCGAGGTGGGCCTACTGAAGATCGTGGTGCGGCTGAATTGCCTGCCAACGGGGCGGAATCGTCTCCGTGGCGCCCGAGGAAGTGGTGCAGCGGGACCGTGAGGCTTCTTCGGCGCATGCGTGCTCGACCCAAACCCGCTGCGAGGCCGCCGTCGGCGTTCAAGTTCGCGCAGCCATAACCGTCACCCCTGGGCATGGGGGAAGTCATGCCCAGGGGGCGGTAGCGGTGTCGTTGCGTGTGCGGGAGAGCGTGGAAATCCCGGTCGAGGCCGAAGGCGTCGTGCACCGATGCCACGGCAGACCAAAGCAACGCATATGCGCTCGGCGACGGCAACACCCAGCCTGCGGCCTCGACCCTGGATGCAAGCCTGTACGCAACGGTCGCGAGCGGGTCGCGCGCACGCCCTCAACGCCTGCTCCACCTACAGTGGGTCCTTCGAGAGCCGCCCCACCCGAGCAAGGTCTGATTGGTGTAGCTGCAGGCCCGCAGGCGACCAGGCCAGCGCACACAAGTCGGTGCCGTCAGAGCCTGGTTGCCACCCTTCCGAGATGGTCCAACTCGCCAGCAACAGACCCCTTTCGGGGGACACATCAGCCGGGGGGGGCGGTCACCTCAAGTTCCCGCCGCAACAGCCGGGGAGTGAGCCGAACTCGCAGTGACAGCCAAGTTCGGTCCGGCGGAGAATCCGAGTACGCCCTCGCGAAAGGCATGTCTCCCCTCTCACAAGGACGAGACCAGGGCAGCGTCTGTGCCAGCGGTGGGGCCTTCGCGCGCTACCGCACCACGCCGTCTACCGGACTGCCCCCGCAGACGTGCGGTCGAGATCCCCCGGCACCTACGATGCGAAGCGCTCAGCGAAAACAATCAGCAGGTCTTGGAGGAAATGAGGCGCTACTGCATCGGGGGGACAATCCCTCACGAACGAGATCTCGCAGCCATCCTTAGCAGCACACAATGCAGCGGAAGCTGTACACGCGCTCCCGCGTCGTGCGGGCAAAGGAAGGCAGCAGCCCTGATGTACCCCTATCTAGTCGTCCTGGCGGTCGTTGCCGCGGTGGCTGTAGCCGCTGCCACCGCACCGGCCAGCCGTTCGAAGCGAGCCGCAGGAAGGCGCGCCTCTCCTATGTCACTGCGCTCGTCAATCGATGCTGAGGCTTTCATCGAGCTGGCACGGTCAGCACAGTCGCGTGCCGAACGCGCCGCTGCAGGCCATGAGAGCAAGCGGATGGCCGCCGCAGTGGAACAGGCCGAGACTTCAGCATTCTTGGCAGAAGAAGAAAGGGACCCACGCTTGGCTGCTGAGGCGTACACCGACACGGCTCTCTCGGCTTACATCACCTCAGCGCTCGCCCACAATAAAACCTTCCTGGGGCAGTGGGCCATCAGAGCCTCCAGCCGGGCTTATGTGGCAGCTGTATGCGCCGATAATCATCCATGCGAGCGGTGCTACTGGAAGGCTTCCAGAGCAGAGGAGGCCGCAGTGGGCTGGATCGAGCGGATCCGGCCCTTTGTGCGCACTGAAAGCGAGAGGACGGGTGAGGCTCCAACGGTTTTGACGACGGTGCGTGCTTCTGACACAAGGGCGCCGGGTTTCGCGGACACGCTAGACCGAGTTCATCTGGAAAGCCGAGCAGAGGAATAGACAGATGCGATTCTTGCGGTTCGGTCAGTGTGCCACCGAGGACCATCACTACCGGCAACTCCCCATCCACACAGCTAGCAGAGGCTGCAGCCGTTGAGGGAAGAAACTCGCCATCCAATCGAAAAGGAGGGCCCCGTGGCCAAAAGTCCGATGGCCATCCGGTTCGCGCGCGGAGCGAAAGGGCTCCCCGTTTCCCGCTTCCTCAAGATCGTCGCTATTGTGGCTGCACTGCTTCTCTTGAGCACAGTGGCCATTAGCTGGTTAATCTATGCACAGCTCGACAACAACACCCGCACCGATGAGGCGACTCAGCGCGCGCTCGATGCCGATCACGGCGCACGGCCCACGGCGGCAGCAGGCAAAGCCCAGAACATCCTGCTGCTCGGCACCGACAGCGAAGCCGGATTGGGCAGCACACGAGCGGATACGACGATCTTGTTGCATCTGGCAGCCAACCGGCGTAGTGCCTCAATGACAAGCGTGCCGCGCGACCTCATGGTGGATATCCCTGCCTGCCTGCGACCCGAAGGGGGCCGCAGCCGCGCACAACACGCGCAGTTCAACTGGGCTTACCAGTTCGGTGGCGCAGCCTGCACCATCCGCACGTTTGAAGACCTCACGGGCATCCGGATCGACCACCATC includes these proteins:
- a CDS encoding class I SAM-dependent methyltransferase, translated to MTSTTNEAIATPSPHRQTEPTRPTCLEDVPGWFWPLDQRLFAWFLGAGAAGTEPGNLLEMGCYLGKSTIVMGEFLRPGEKMTVCDLFGANTGYTKEVTMAFYQKSSTRAAFEANYSAFHDALPEVVEDRTDVLPSLIRENSCRFIHIDASGAYADVREDILTAKRALREDGILVLDDYRTELTPGVSAASWEAVFRHDLRPVMLSSNKMYGTWGDTSPLSGALLQELCAMPRCRPEVQRIAGVDVIRATREKIPAPSLVTSRYTTPAGPRALPAPRDEDPQTPSLARKIAADLLPPMVTRAVRRARG